One genomic segment of Eriocheir sinensis breed Jianghai 21 unplaced genomic scaffold, ASM2467909v1 Scaffold547, whole genome shotgun sequence includes these proteins:
- the LOC126993054 gene encoding uncharacterized protein LOC126993054 isoform X2: protein MYGGALPPPPPPEYSWRAAMSKQKRRNAFFFYFMMAKKPEVEKRLMRKVEMAKLVTAEWQALPEEQWKKYQLMTGESRERLDCRGVTLRCLDEAAQEKKHQAEEMKRDIVDLVDIIGTIKKHDPPPPG, encoded by the exons ATGTACGGcggtgctctccctcctcctccacctcctgagtATTCCTGGCGGGCAGCGATGAGCAAGCAGAAGAGACGCAacgccttcttcttctacttcatgatGGCCAAGAAACCCGAAGTGGAGAAGCGGCTCATGAGGAAGGTGGAGATGGCCAAGCTGGTGACGGCGGAGTGGCAG GCACTCCCAGAGGAACAGTGGAAGAAGTACCAGCTGATGACCGGAGAAAGCAGGGAGAGGCTGGATTGCCGAGGGGTGACGCTGCGCTGCCTTGACGAGGCTGCCCAGGAGAAAAAGCACCAGgccgaggagatgaagagggacatTGTCGACTTGGTggacattat agggaccattaagaaacatgatccaccaCCGCCTGGTTAA
- the LOC126993054 gene encoding uncharacterized protein LOC126993054 isoform X1 translates to MYGGALPPPPPPEYSWRAAMSKQKRRNAFFFYFMMAKKPEVEKRLMRKVEMAKLVTAEWQALPEEQWKKYQLMTGESRERLDCRGVTLRCLDEAAQEKKHQAEEMKRDIVDLVDIMCVCVGTIKKHDPPPPG, encoded by the exons ATGTACGGcggtgctctccctcctcctccacctcctgagtATTCCTGGCGGGCAGCGATGAGCAAGCAGAAGAGACGCAacgccttcttcttctacttcatgatGGCCAAGAAACCCGAAGTGGAGAAGCGGCTCATGAGGAAGGTGGAGATGGCCAAGCTGGTGACGGCGGAGTGGCAG GCACTCCCAGAGGAACAGTGGAAGAAGTACCAGCTGATGACCGGAGAAAGCAGGGAGAGGCTGGATTGCCGAGGGGTGACGCTGCGCTGCCTTGACGAGGCTGCCCAGGAGAAAAAGCACCAGgccgaggagatgaagagggacatTGTCGACTTGGTggacattatgtgtgtgtgtgt agggaccattaagaaacatgatccaccaCCGCCTGGTTAA
- the LOC126993051 gene encoding zinc metalloproteinase nas-38-like isoform X1 has translation MGRHMYWLAFAFCTLALASAKDEERAATPIILDDEERAATPIILDGSDDKGHEGPDGKAEMRDLTRDFMETNPSVVNGHQVFEGDMVLTESQWRAVRERKALADLSARWPEQGGFPTVPYYLDTTDSVTVAAINAGIAHWEQNTCIRFQLTSNLAQRHVRFFEGSGCWSYVGMLAQNGQDISIGSGCKELGTVAHEIGHAIGFVHEQSRPDRDDYVVINYGNIQTGKENNFNKYSTSVVNTYGIPYDYSSDMHYGSTGFTNNGQTTIATLYPLAQELIGQRTGLSHRDILLANTMYGCIDKWLAACGVDADPCQNGGFYGEGCACVCPSGTSGANCETVTGDYYDELTNSCTEKVTQEGTLTSPGYPSNYPKIQCVKWIVAPACHVPRVTFSDFNLYGENPYCGSTTETCCYFDGLEIRTDNLYNGEVYCGTDITAGQTFTGTGQEMVLYFRAINNNIRRGWSAQLTFVPQPGCTTTTAETSTTTTTIATTTTTTEPTTTTTTATTTTTEPTTTATTTTTEPTTTATTTTTEPTTTTTTATTTTTEPTTTATTTTTEPTTTATITTTEPTTTATTTTTEPTTTTTEPTTTTATTTTTTTSPLPPRCLIQAVNGVFYWSSPGFGITNYPNNFNCAVRGFSTRSMLTLKLETFTLQRAKRRRCVDGVELTFLYNRTRTLCGSRSGRVFTSPSFNFNARFFTNPRRTYQGYNISFTPATTSCHQIITAAVGQTGTITSPPAEKYCEYRIQAPSGSRVQVDEVTSRIRGTRNCAIDWLLLNGRSERMYPPDTSLIICGKRVVSSPLTSETNEMYAAYQGTSRRSRGVTIKYTVI, from the exons gGGAGTGATGACAAAGGCCACGAGGGACCGGATGGCAAAGCAGAAATGAGAGATCTG ACACGAGACTTCATGGAAACCAATCCTAGTGTTGTGAACGGCCACCAAGTCTTTGAAGGAGACATGGTCTTGACGGAGAGCCAGTGGCGAGCGGTCAGGGAGAGGAAGGCCCTTGCAGACCTCTCTGCGCGCTGGCCTGAACAGGGCGGCTTCCCCACCGTGCCCTACTACCTCGATACTACCGATT CCGTCACTGTGGCTGCCATAAATGCAGGGATTGCTCACTGGGAGCAAAACACCTGCATCAGATTCCAGCTCACGTCCAACCTCGCTCAACGGCACGTCAGGTTTTTTGAAGGGTCTGGATGCTGGTCGTATGTCGGCATGCTGGCTCAGAATGGACAAGACATTTCCATTGGAAGTGGCTGCAAAGAA CTCGGCACCGTCGCCCATGAGATCGGCCACGCCATTGGGTTCGTGCACGAGCAGAGTCGCCCCGACCGTGACGACTATGTGGTCATCAATTATGGCAACATCCAAACTGGCAAGGAAAACAACTTCAATAAGTACAGCACGTCAGTGGTCAACACCTACGGCATACCATACGACTACTCATCCGACATGCACTATGGTTCTACA GGCTTCACCAACAACGGCCAGACGACCATCGCCACCCTATATCCCTTGGCGCAGGAGCTCATCGGCCAGCGCACGGgactctctcacagggacatacTATTGGCCAACACCATGTACGGCTGCATCG aTAAGTGGCTTGCTGCTTGCGGAGTGGACGCCGACCCCTGCCAGAACGGCGGGTTTTATGGAGAAGGCTGCGCTTGTGTGTGTCCCTCGGGCACCTCAGGGGCCAACTGTGAGACGGTGACGGGAGACTACTACG ACGAGTTGACGAATTCCTGCACTGAGAAAGTAACTCAGGAAGGCACCCTCACCTCGCCGGGCTATCCAAGCAACTACCcaaaga TCCAGTGCGTCAAGTGGATTGTAGCTCCCGCATGCCACGTGCCCAGAGTGACCTTCTCAGACTTTAACCTGTACGGAGAGAATCCCTACTGCGGATCGACTACAGAGACGTGCTGCTACTTTGATGGCCTGGAGATCAGAACCGACAACTTGTACAACGGTGAAGT GTATTGTGGCACGGACATCACTGCAGGCCAGACCTTCACTGGAACCGGTCAAGAGATGGTTTTATACTTCAGGGCGATAAATAATAATATTCGCAGGGGATGGTCTGCCCAACTCACCTTTGTGCCGCAACCGGGATGCAC aaCCACCACTGCagaaacctccaccaccaccaccaccatagcaacaacaaccaccactacagaacccaccaccaccaccaccacagcaacaaccaccactacagaacccaccaccacagcaacaaccaccactacagaacccaccaccacagcaacaaccaccactacagaacccaccaccaccaccaccacagcaacaaccaccactacagaacccaccaccacagcaacaaccaccactacagaacccaccaccacagcaacaatcaccactacagaacccaccaccacagcaacaaccaccactacagaacccaccaccaccactacagaacccaccaccaccacagcaacaaccaccaccaccaccaccagcccactACCACCTAGATGTTTAATTCAGGCTGTCAACGGAGTGTTCTACTGGTCCTCCCCCGGCTTCGGCATCACCAACTACCCGAATAACTTCAACTGCGCAGTGCGAGGGTTTTCG ACGAGATCCATGTTGACGCTGAAACTGGAAACGTTCACGCTGCAGAGAGCCAAGAGAAGGAGATGCGTGGATGGCGTCGAGTTAACATTCTTGTACAATCGAACGAGAAC GTTGTGTGGATCTCGATCAGGGAGAGTTTTTACTTCGCCATCTTTCAATTTCAACGCGAGATTCTTCACCAACCCCAGGAGGACATATCAGGGCTACAACATCTCCTTCACGCCTGCAACCACAAGTTGTCACCAG ATAATCACGGCAGCTGTTGGTCAGACTGGCACAATAACTTCCCCTCCAGCAGAAAAATACTGCGAATACCGAATCCAG GCTCCTTCTGGAAGTCGCGTGCAGGTTGACGAAGTTACATCTAGGATTAGAGGGACAAGGAACTGTGCAATTGACTGGCTTCTGCTGAacgggaggagtgagaggatgtACCCGCCAGACACCAGCTTAATTATCTGCGGCAAGAGGGTAGTGTCTTCACCTCTGACATCCGAGACCAATGAGATGTACGCAGCTTATCAAGGCACCAGCAGGAGAAGCCGCGGTGTCACTATCAAGTATACCGTCATCTAA
- the LOC126993051 gene encoding protein SpAN-like isoform X2, whose protein sequence is MGRHMYWLAFAFCTLALASAKDEERAATPIILDGSDDKGHEGPDGKAEMRDLTRDFMETNPSVVNGHQVFEGDMVLTESQWRAVRERKALADLSARWPEQGGFPTVPYYLDTTDSVTVAAINAGIAHWEQNTCIRFQLTSNLAQRHVRFFEGSGCWSYVGMLAQNGQDISIGSGCKELGTVAHEIGHAIGFVHEQSRPDRDDYVVINYGNIQTGKENNFNKYSTSVVNTYGIPYDYSSDMHYGSTGFTNNGQTTIATLYPLAQELIGQRTGLSHRDILLANTMYGCIDKWLAACGVDADPCQNGGFYGEGCACVCPSGTSGANCETVTGDYYDELTNSCTEKVTQEGTLTSPGYPSNYPKIQCVKWIVAPACHVPRVTFSDFNLYGENPYCGSTTETCCYFDGLEIRTDNLYNGEVYCGTDITAGQTFTGTGQEMVLYFRAINNNIRRGWSAQLTFVPQPGCTTTTAETSTTTTTIATTTTTTEPTTTTTTATTTTTEPTTTATTTTTEPTTTATTTTTEPTTTTTTATTTTTEPTTTATTTTTEPTTTATITTTEPTTTATTTTTEPTTTTTEPTTTTATTTTTTTSPLPPRCLIQAVNGVFYWSSPGFGITNYPNNFNCAVRGFSTRSMLTLKLETFTLQRAKRRRCVDGVELTFLYNRTRTLCGSRSGRVFTSPSFNFNARFFTNPRRTYQGYNISFTPATTSCHQIITAAVGQTGTITSPPAEKYCEYRIQAPSGSRVQVDEVTSRIRGTRNCAIDWLLLNGRSERMYPPDTSLIICGKRVVSSPLTSETNEMYAAYQGTSRRSRGVTIKYTVI, encoded by the exons gGGAGTGATGACAAAGGCCACGAGGGACCGGATGGCAAAGCAGAAATGAGAGATCTG ACACGAGACTTCATGGAAACCAATCCTAGTGTTGTGAACGGCCACCAAGTCTTTGAAGGAGACATGGTCTTGACGGAGAGCCAGTGGCGAGCGGTCAGGGAGAGGAAGGCCCTTGCAGACCTCTCTGCGCGCTGGCCTGAACAGGGCGGCTTCCCCACCGTGCCCTACTACCTCGATACTACCGATT CCGTCACTGTGGCTGCCATAAATGCAGGGATTGCTCACTGGGAGCAAAACACCTGCATCAGATTCCAGCTCACGTCCAACCTCGCTCAACGGCACGTCAGGTTTTTTGAAGGGTCTGGATGCTGGTCGTATGTCGGCATGCTGGCTCAGAATGGACAAGACATTTCCATTGGAAGTGGCTGCAAAGAA CTCGGCACCGTCGCCCATGAGATCGGCCACGCCATTGGGTTCGTGCACGAGCAGAGTCGCCCCGACCGTGACGACTATGTGGTCATCAATTATGGCAACATCCAAACTGGCAAGGAAAACAACTTCAATAAGTACAGCACGTCAGTGGTCAACACCTACGGCATACCATACGACTACTCATCCGACATGCACTATGGTTCTACA GGCTTCACCAACAACGGCCAGACGACCATCGCCACCCTATATCCCTTGGCGCAGGAGCTCATCGGCCAGCGCACGGgactctctcacagggacatacTATTGGCCAACACCATGTACGGCTGCATCG aTAAGTGGCTTGCTGCTTGCGGAGTGGACGCCGACCCCTGCCAGAACGGCGGGTTTTATGGAGAAGGCTGCGCTTGTGTGTGTCCCTCGGGCACCTCAGGGGCCAACTGTGAGACGGTGACGGGAGACTACTACG ACGAGTTGACGAATTCCTGCACTGAGAAAGTAACTCAGGAAGGCACCCTCACCTCGCCGGGCTATCCAAGCAACTACCcaaaga TCCAGTGCGTCAAGTGGATTGTAGCTCCCGCATGCCACGTGCCCAGAGTGACCTTCTCAGACTTTAACCTGTACGGAGAGAATCCCTACTGCGGATCGACTACAGAGACGTGCTGCTACTTTGATGGCCTGGAGATCAGAACCGACAACTTGTACAACGGTGAAGT GTATTGTGGCACGGACATCACTGCAGGCCAGACCTTCACTGGAACCGGTCAAGAGATGGTTTTATACTTCAGGGCGATAAATAATAATATTCGCAGGGGATGGTCTGCCCAACTCACCTTTGTGCCGCAACCGGGATGCAC aaCCACCACTGCagaaacctccaccaccaccaccaccatagcaacaacaaccaccactacagaacccaccaccaccaccaccacagcaacaaccaccactacagaacccaccaccacagcaacaaccaccactacagaacccaccaccacagcaacaaccaccactacagaacccaccaccaccaccaccacagcaacaaccaccactacagaacccaccaccacagcaacaaccaccactacagaacccaccaccacagcaacaatcaccactacagaacccaccaccacagcaacaaccaccactacagaacccaccaccaccactacagaacccaccaccaccacagcaacaaccaccaccaccaccaccagcccactACCACCTAGATGTTTAATTCAGGCTGTCAACGGAGTGTTCTACTGGTCCTCCCCCGGCTTCGGCATCACCAACTACCCGAATAACTTCAACTGCGCAGTGCGAGGGTTTTCG ACGAGATCCATGTTGACGCTGAAACTGGAAACGTTCACGCTGCAGAGAGCCAAGAGAAGGAGATGCGTGGATGGCGTCGAGTTAACATTCTTGTACAATCGAACGAGAAC GTTGTGTGGATCTCGATCAGGGAGAGTTTTTACTTCGCCATCTTTCAATTTCAACGCGAGATTCTTCACCAACCCCAGGAGGACATATCAGGGCTACAACATCTCCTTCACGCCTGCAACCACAAGTTGTCACCAG ATAATCACGGCAGCTGTTGGTCAGACTGGCACAATAACTTCCCCTCCAGCAGAAAAATACTGCGAATACCGAATCCAG GCTCCTTCTGGAAGTCGCGTGCAGGTTGACGAAGTTACATCTAGGATTAGAGGGACAAGGAACTGTGCAATTGACTGGCTTCTGCTGAacgggaggagtgagaggatgtACCCGCCAGACACCAGCTTAATTATCTGCGGCAAGAGGGTAGTGTCTTCACCTCTGACATCCGAGACCAATGAGATGTACGCAGCTTATCAAGGCACCAGCAGGAGAAGCCGCGGTGTCACTATCAAGTATACCGTCATCTAA